The following are from one region of the Paenibacillus sp. JZ16 genome:
- a CDS encoding transglycosylase SLT domain-containing protein, whose protein sequence is MQIDPISWKQMTDIPQMNTNSTESATGFVNVLSSLLTEDSTSKPVERSITQLAPGVTFKDGLLWQQLGAVDESASSLPMEGVVHDTGATKPTTFEDLITAAGERYGVPVSLIKAVIDAESSFNPNAVSSAGAKGLMQLMDGTARGLGVSNPFDPAQNIEGGTKYLSNLIQRFGGEMAMVLAAYNAGPTRIANLGVSSDEELMSVAHELPEETQAYIGKVMNAQSKYML, encoded by the coding sequence ATGCAAATAGATCCGATATCATGGAAGCAAATGACAGATATACCACAGATGAATACGAATTCCACCGAGTCGGCAACCGGATTTGTCAATGTGCTAAGCAGCCTGCTTACCGAAGATTCCACCTCCAAGCCGGTCGAACGTTCGATTACACAGCTTGCGCCTGGCGTAACCTTTAAGGATGGGCTGTTATGGCAGCAGCTAGGAGCTGTAGATGAATCTGCTTCGTCTTTACCAATGGAGGGGGTCGTCCATGACACAGGAGCAACAAAGCCAACGACCTTTGAGGATTTAATTACGGCGGCCGGGGAACGCTATGGCGTGCCGGTATCGCTGATCAAAGCGGTCATCGATGCGGAATCTTCCTTTAATCCAAACGCGGTGTCCTCTGCAGGCGCCAAGGGGCTGATGCAGCTGATGGATGGCACAGCAAGGGGACTTGGGGTAAGCAACCCTTTTGATCCGGCTCAGAATATCGAAGGTGGTACTAAATATCTGTCCAATCTGATTCAGCGGTTTGGCGGAGAAATGGCTATGGTACTTGCAGCGTATAATGCAGGTCCAACCCGTATCGCGAATTTGGGTGTATCCAGTGATGAAGAGCTGATGTCCGTTGCTCATGAATTACCCGAGGAAACCCAAGCATACATCGGTAAAGTCATGAATGCACAATCAAAATACATGTTATAA